Proteins encoded by one window of Anguilla rostrata isolate EN2019 chromosome 9, ASM1855537v3, whole genome shotgun sequence:
- the LOC135264189 gene encoding profilin-1-like, which produces MAWDGYIDNLMGQDMDDAVIVGCQPGQEYVWASNKTGKLKDVTAEEVQVLQGHDRDSLFAKGLTLAGCKCTMVRDGIKDDFVPYVDLRTKGTDNSAICVAKTNQAVIILKGKKETHAGVVNDKVLRMADYLRKANY; this is translated from the exons ATGGCCTGGGACGGATATATTGACAATTTAATGGGCCAAGACATGGACGACGCCGTTATCGTTGGGTGCCAACCCGGCCAGGAATATGTATGGGCGTCGAATAAGACTGGGAAATTGAAAGACGTCACG GCAGAGGAGGTCCAGGTGCTGCAGGGGCATGACCGCGATAGCCTGTTTGCTAAAGGGCTAACCCTGGCCGGGTGCAAGTGCACCATGGTAAGGGACGGGATCAAGGATGATTTCGTACCATATGTGGACCTGAGGACCAAGGGCACCGACAACTCCGCCATCTGTGTGGCAAAGACAAACCAAG ctgtaATCATTCTAAAAGGAAAGAAGGAGACACATGCTGGTGTAGTGAACGACAAAGTCCTCAGAATGGCGGACTACCTGAGAAAGGCCAACTACTGA
- the spag7 gene encoding sperm-associated antigen 7 homolog, giving the protein MADLLGSILSSMEKPPTVGDQESRRKAREQAARMKKMQEDERKKKAEFRKRMEKEVSSFIQDSAVQKKKYNPMSKIERSILHDVAEVAGLTSFSFGEDEESRYVMIFKKEFAPSDEELEAYRKGEEWDPRKAEERRRLREQAALDAQTANQTETRAASPSSNYRDKYSHLIGTSAAKDAAHTLEANRAYGCVPVANKRDTRSIEEAMNEIRAKKRLKKGEEEGGATGSS; this is encoded by the exons ATGGCGGACCTCCTGGGCTCGATCTTGAGCTCGATGGAAAAACCTCCCACTGTCGGCGATCAGGAGAGTCGACGGAAGGCCAGAG AGCAAGCGGCCAGAATGAAGAAGATGCAGGAGGAcgagaggaagaagaaggccGAGTTCCGGAAGAGG ATGGAGAAAGAGGTGTCCAGTTTTATCCAAGACAGCGCTGTTCAGAAGAAAAAGTATAACCCCATGAGCAAAATCGAAAGGAGCATCCT CCACGACGTGGCAGAAGTCGCAGGGCTGACATCGTTCTCATTTGGGGAAGATGAGGAGAGCCGATACGTCATGATCTTCAAGAAg GAGTTTGCTCCGTCAGATGAGGAGTTGGAGGCGTACCGTAAGGGGGAGGAGTGGGACCCACGGAAAGCAGAGGAGAGGCGGAGACTGAGG GAGCAGGCAGCATTGGACGCGCAGACGGCCAATCAGACGGAGACACGGGCGGCCTCTCCCAGCTCCAACTACCGCGACAAGTACAGCCACCTGATCGGCACCTCAGCCGCCAAGGATGCTGCCCACACCCTGGAGGCCAATCGGGCGTACGGATGCG TTCCTGTGGCCAACAAGAGGGACACGCGCTCCATCGAGGAGGCGATGAACGAGATCCGCGCCAAGAAGCGGCTGAAGAAGGGCGAGGAAGAGGGCGGAGCCACGGGCAGCTCCTGA
- the LOC135264328 gene encoding mitochondrial 2-oxoglutarate/malate carrier protein-like codes for MAAAAGPPKPKTSPKSIKFLFGGLAGMGATVFVQPLDLVKNRMQLAGQGSKAREYKTSLHAVASILRNEGIGGIYTGLSAGLLRQATYTTTRLGIYTVLFERMTKPDGTPPNFLMKALIGMTAGATGAFVGTPAEVALIRMTADGRLPPDQRRGYSNVFNALIRITREEGVTTLWRVGTKLSPLLSLLLPFSISLLARTHQDLCYCILMVMLQYFDGDGICLLSGYFGDDILCHFCASMISGLVTTAASMPVDIAKTRIQNMRMIDGKPEYKNGLDVLMKVIRNEGFFSLWKGFTPYYARLGPHTVLTFIFLEQMNKFYKKYFLDS; via the exons ATGGCAGCCGCAGCAGGCCCCCCCAAGCCGAAGACCTCTCCCAAATCCATAAAGTTCCTCTTCGGGGGTCTGGCCGG GATGGGGGCGACGGTGTTTGTGCAGCCGCTGGACCTGGTGAAGAACCGCATGCAGCTGGCCGGGCAGGGCTCCAAGGCGCGCGAGTACAAGACCAGCCTGCACGCCGTGGCCAGCATCCTGCGCAACGAGGGCATCGGGGGCATCTACACCGG TCTCTCCGCAGGGCTGCTGAGGCAGGCCACCTACACCACCACTCGTTTGGGGATCTACACCGTGCTGTTTGAGCGCATGACCAAGCCGGACGGGACGCCCCCCAACTTCCTCATGAAGGCGCTGATCGGCATGACGGCGGGGGCCACCGGCGCCTTCGTGGGCACCCCCGCCGAGGTGGCCCTCATCCGCATGACCGCCGATGGCCG cTTGCCCCCGGACCAGAGGAGGGGGTACAGCAACGTGTTTAACGCCCTGATTCGGATCACCCGTGAGGAAGGGGTCACCACTCTCTGGAGGGTGGGTACCAAactctctccccttctttctctccttctacctttctctatctctcttttggCACGCACACATCAGGAC TTATGTTACTGTATTTTGATGGTGAtgttacagtattttgatggtgACGGTATCTGTTTGCTCTCAGGGTATTTTGGTGATGACATCCTGTGCCACTTCTGCGCCAGCATGATTAGTGGACTGGTCACCACTGCCGCGTCCATGCCCGTGGACATCGCCAAGACCAG AATCCAGAACATGAGGATGATCGATGGCAAACCAGAATACAAAAATGGGCtg GACGTGCTGATGAAGGTGATTCGGAACGAGGGCTTCTTCAGCCTGTGGAAGGGCTTCACGCCGTACTACGCCCGCCTGGGACCCCACACGGTGCTCACCTTCATCTTCCTGGAGCAGATGAACAAGTTCTACAAGAAGTACTTCCTGGACTCGTAG